In the Setaria italica strain Yugu1 chromosome VI, Setaria_italica_v2.0, whole genome shotgun sequence genome, one interval contains:
- the LOC101785166 gene encoding E3 ubiquitin ligase BIG BROTHER-related isoform X2: MDGSSKGIGGGAAADKPTPDQDQNASPNVPAAAAEGRRPFTSLSQEEADLALARVLQEQERAYMMLTAHHDSSEYASSDAGSYDYDEDEGSDYEVEDGEGDALDVDEEVADAEGDAADLDPARYEDDEAFARALQDAEERDVAGRLMALAGIGDWRAMEQDDDEEVEDEEDGEDPQDAWEDVDPDEYSYEELIALGEVVGTESKGLSADTIGSLPSVTYQAQDKQEGNMEQCVICRVEFDEGESLVALPCKHLYHSECINQWLQLNKVCPMCSAEVSTSVNKKL, encoded by the exons ATGGACGGCTCCTCCAAggggatcggcggcggcgccgccgccgacaagccaACCCCCGACCAGGACCAGAACGCTAGCCCCAACgttc cggcggccgcggcggaggggaggcggcCGTTCACCAGCCTCAGCCAGGAAGAGGCGGACCTCGCCCTCGCCCGCGTCCTCCAAGAGCAG GAACGGGCGTACATGATGCTGACCGCGCACCACGACAGCAGCGAGTACGCGAGCTCGGACGCCGGGAGCTACGACTACGACGAGGACGAGGGGAGCGACTACGAGGTCGAGGATGGGGAGGGGGACGCGCTCGACGTCGACGAGGAGGTCGCCGACGCGGAGGGGGACGCGGCGGACCTGGACCCCGCGCGgtacgaggacgacgaggcgtTCGCACGCGCCCTCCAGGACGCCGAGGAGCGCGACGTCGCCGGCAGGCTCATGGCGCTCGCCGGGATCGGTGATT GGCGAGCAATGGAGCaggatgatgacgaggaggttgaggacgaagaagatggggaagatcCACAG GATGCATGGGAAGACGTTGACCCAGACGAATACTCTTATGAG GAGCTAATTGCATTGGGTGAAGTTGTCGGTACAGAAAGCAAAGGCCTATCTGCTGATACTATTGGTTCGTTACCTTCGGTAACTTACCAGGCACAAGACAAGCAAGAAGGCAACATGGAACA ATGTGTTATTTGTCGTGTGGAGTTTGATGAAGGCGAATCATTGGTTGCACTTCCTTGCAAACATCTATACCATTCTGAGTGCATAAACCAGTGGCTGCAATTAAACAAG GTATGCCCGATGTGCAGCGCTGAAGTTTCCACCTCTGTGAACAAGAAGCTATAA
- the LOC101785166 gene encoding E3 ubiquitin ligase BIG BROTHER-related isoform X1, with product MDGSSKGIGGGAAADKPTPDQDQNASPNVPAAAAAAVDDGASAAATAAAAAEGRRPFTSLSQEEADLALARVLQEQERAYMMLTAHHDSSEYASSDAGSYDYDEDEGSDYEVEDGEGDALDVDEEVADAEGDAADLDPARYEDDEAFARALQDAEERDVAGRLMALAGIGDWRAMEQDDDEEVEDEEDGEDPQDAWEDVDPDEYSYEELIALGEVVGTESKGLSADTIGSLPSVTYQAQDKQEGNMEQCVICRVEFDEGESLVALPCKHLYHSECINQWLQLNKVCPMCSAEVSTSVNKKL from the exons ATGGACGGCTCCTCCAAggggatcggcggcggcgccgccgccgacaagccaACCCCCGACCAGGACCAGAACGCTAGCCCCAACgttccggcggccgccgccgccgccgtagacgacggcgcctcggccgcggcgacggcggcggccgcggcggaggggaggcggcCGTTCACCAGCCTCAGCCAGGAAGAGGCGGACCTCGCCCTCGCCCGCGTCCTCCAAGAGCAG GAACGGGCGTACATGATGCTGACCGCGCACCACGACAGCAGCGAGTACGCGAGCTCGGACGCCGGGAGCTACGACTACGACGAGGACGAGGGGAGCGACTACGAGGTCGAGGATGGGGAGGGGGACGCGCTCGACGTCGACGAGGAGGTCGCCGACGCGGAGGGGGACGCGGCGGACCTGGACCCCGCGCGgtacgaggacgacgaggcgtTCGCACGCGCCCTCCAGGACGCCGAGGAGCGCGACGTCGCCGGCAGGCTCATGGCGCTCGCCGGGATCGGTGATT GGCGAGCAATGGAGCaggatgatgacgaggaggttgaggacgaagaagatggggaagatcCACAG GATGCATGGGAAGACGTTGACCCAGACGAATACTCTTATGAG GAGCTAATTGCATTGGGTGAAGTTGTCGGTACAGAAAGCAAAGGCCTATCTGCTGATACTATTGGTTCGTTACCTTCGGTAACTTACCAGGCACAAGACAAGCAAGAAGGCAACATGGAACA ATGTGTTATTTGTCGTGTGGAGTTTGATGAAGGCGAATCATTGGTTGCACTTCCTTGCAAACATCTATACCATTCTGAGTGCATAAACCAGTGGCTGCAATTAAACAAG GTATGCCCGATGTGCAGCGCTGAAGTTTCCACCTCTGTGAACAAGAAGCTATAA
- the LOC101785575 gene encoding chaperone protein dnaJ 11, chloroplastic — translation MISAPLRVPAPNAAAVPFCSASLSSSAPRHRQKPKPSTIRCAAAAAAPPAPTLYDVLGLRAGATVREIKAAYRRLARERHPDVAGAAPGAAAEFVRLHDAYATLSDPDSRARYDRVAVAVAQRPCAYTRWAAATGSGRRPRRTWETDQCW, via the coding sequence ATGATCTCTGCGCCTCTGCGTGTGCCGGcgcccaacgccgccgccgtgcctttCTGCTCGGCctcgctctcctcctccgcgcccagGCACAGGCAAAAGCCCAAGCCCAGCACGATCCGGtgcgccgcggcagcggcggccccgccggcgcccacgCTCTACGACGTCCTGGGGCTGCGCGCCGGCGCCACGGTGCGGGAGATCAAGGCGGCCTACCGCCGCCTCGCGCGGGAGAGGCATCCCGAcgtggccggcgccgcgccgggggCCGCCGCCGAATTCGTCCGCCTCCACGACGCCTACGCCACGCTCTCCGACCCGGACAGCCGCGCGCGCTAcgaccgcgtcgccgtcgccgtcgcgcagCGCCCTTGCGCTTACACGCGATGGGCGGCCGCCACGggctccggccgccggccgcgccgcacCTGGGAGACGGACCAGTGCTGGTAG
- the LOC101785977 gene encoding uncharacterized protein LOC101785977 has product MKVSEVFEGVDELLHTSGYAPGFYSEFEEKMTEWIKEHPVVWNGGIGPAASFVPTLTRLLFKQTKNVYAYDHVITARLSPMAAIEGRIGCYRRVALDVLMATARSLNLDDDDLKEVNQLAAEESYYGYGMVSDILVLKAFGVNHHRDYRWDYYWDPVQRLLFGAPLPDSNIRSRIPGMIREMLQGKRRLLLVENLHVPVPMDVLFLSTQFIRPSVLFQPNGWVISTASKDVCNQSREHELSYGSPGAILGLLEYYHTLHFDDPRAQHWVVLIKEALQDAAGTIRSTLVHQQREDKFWLHVAQKCLYYGILYCPMQGAAARHDITSDELVRCWVAEDLLSPITTITGTPQMTTGRNYRSALEAGKVVIQALQEYSLLPNPPSNTCSRDTGVSVLAMGVPRLKEEDLFYHEKIDRLRWVSFMNDDGRHVSWDWREYWHPGLRNWDRSFPGERITTLILRGCSNISGFSFDRVLDLHVLDLSYTPINSLPPYLSQLSNLRLFSLRGCSKLETLSSPQHTTRPLSCLGSLETLDMNGVPLLELTQQDCSNKSNLHFLDLSGSRITILPSEFFFEMSSLEELMLGNCIHLKELPPSLAQLSNLLILHLEGTQIISFPEDTFEAMQRLHTLKLIGNMALMSLPTSLSKANGLRELHINNCKRLRLQFLWELVPGLEDLYIQTWEALEDIKIHGHPNLRTFSVSGPWIRCLSLRGCSKLKIVNIGDDLTALEDVDLSGTAIEEVPHSLPNLPQLRMLLLLNVPCFKRFPWHRLVRFPKVFYLDNCLDDGNHLSQMFRQKETDNIAQININDSRIFHSFSEDAANKLVKEGQFFQSFNVQIKPCSVRGKEPRDKPCTVIQRQLPYLDLTCFEAATIVPMMKLQPRRRHVEISAMNQYPNGLRILPVTNSLFITDDASIRCVNDLNCNLNSLEVCQLQHCNKMTVVLGLGLGLQSDRAGPVVYDEATDCDPTVFLVFPALKILQASNLNNLVCFLEIGYVVYADYWTLKLLKRIHLEHCPRLEEIFPSCLSLPALETLVILFCPSLKTIFYKHKPVAPCPLPNIESIYLQELPQLQHIHEDAMFRFATPKWETLLVRSCRSLRRLPFLKEHPKSKVKVSGERDWWDRLQLSLPEQGNYYQQIPPPPEFASRKKKVIIKSYLR; this is encoded by the exons ATGAAGGTGTCAGAAGTTTTCGAAGGTGTCGATGAGCTACTACATACCTCAGG GTATGCGCCGGGGTTCTACTCTGAGTTTGAAGAAAAAATGACGGAGTGGATCAAGGAGCACCCGGTGGTATGGAATGGAGGAATCGGACCGGCAGCTTCATTCGTGCCGACCCTAACCAGGCTTCTATTCAAGCAAACCAAGAACGTATATGCCTACGACCACGTAATAACTGCAAGGCTATCACCTATGGCTGCGATAGAAGGCAGGATCGGCTGCTATCGGCGGGTAGCATTGGATGTCCTCATGGCAACGGCAAGAAGTCTCAACCTTGACGACGACGACCTTAAGGAGGTCAATCAACTTGCTGCAGAAGAGAGCTACTATGGTTACGGCATGGTCTCTGATATACTGGTGCTCAAGGCTTTCGGAGTGAATCACCATAGGGATTACCGTTGGGATTACTATTGGGATCCTGTACAACGGTTGTTATTTGGAGCACCCCTTCCCGATAGCAACATTCGGTCCCGGATACCTGGAATGATAAGGGAAATGTTGCAGGGGAAGAGGCGTCTTCTGCTTGTTGAAAACCTGCACGTCCCTGTTCCAATGGATGTGTTGTTTCTCAGTACACAATTTATTAGGCCATCAGTACTCTTTCAGCCAAATGGGTGGGTCATCTCAACTGCTTCCAAGGATGTCTGCAACCAAAGCAGAGAACATGAGCTTTCATATGGTTCTCCGGGGGCAATATTGGGTCTTCTGGAATATTACCATACCCTTCATTTCGATGATCCCCGAGCGCAACATTGGGTCGTGTTGATTAAAGAGGCCTTACAAGATGCAGCCGGCACCATCCGTAGCACACTGGTCCATCAGCAACGGGAAGACAAGTTTTGGCTCCACGTAGCTCAGAAGTGCCTGTATTACGGCATCCTCTACTGTCCAATGCAAGGAGCTGCTGCTAGACATGACATTACCTCCGATGAGCTGGTTCGCTGTTGGGTGGCCGAGGACCTGCTTTCTCCAATAACAACCATCACTGGTACTCCGCAGATGACCACCGGCAGAAACTACAGGTCTGCGTTAGAAGCAGGAAAAGTTGTAATTCAAGCCTTGCAAGAATATTCGTTGCTGCCAAACCCACCGTCAAACACTTGTTCAAGGGACACTGGAGTTTCAGTGTTAGCAATGGGTGTTCCCCGACTCAAGGAGGAGGACCTTTTCTATCATGAGAAGATTGACCGACTGAGATGGGTCTCATTTATGAATGATGATGGTAGGCATGTAAGTTGGGATTGGAGGGAGTATTGGCACCCTGGATTGCGTAACTGGGACCGGAGCTTTCCAGGGGAAAGGATTACTACCCTTATCCTAAGAGGCTGCTCAAACATATCAGGCTTTTCTTTTGATAGAGTGTTAGACCTGCATGTTCTTGATCTGTCCTATACACCCATAAATTCACTTCCACCATATCTCTCACAGCTATCCAATCTTCGCTTGTTCTCACTCAGAGGCTGCTCCAAGCTCGAGACCTTGTCTTCACCACAACATACTACTCGACCTCTTTCCTGTCTGGGAAGCCTCGAAACCCTTGATATGAACGGGGTTCCCTTGCTCGAGCTAACCCAACAAGATTGCAGCAACAAGAGCAATCTGCACTTCCTTGATCTGTCAGGTTCGAGAATCACCATTCTGCCTTCTGAATTCTTCTTTGAAATGTCAAGTCTTGAGGAGCTAATGCTTGGTAATTGCATCCATCTCAAAGAACTGCCTCCCTCCCTGGCCCAACTGTCCAATCTGTTGATCCTTCATCTGGAGGGGACTCAGATTATTTCTTTTCCAGAGGATACATTTGAAGCAATGCAAAGGCTTCATACACTCAAGCTCATCGGCAACATGGCCCTCATGTCACTCCCAACGTCACTATCTAAAGCCAATGGCCTCAGAGAGCTACATATTAATAATTGCAAAAGATTAAGGCTTCAATTTCTCTGGGAACTAGTACCAGGCCTTGAAGATCTTTACATACAAACATGGGAGgccttggaagatatcaaaatCCATGGGCACCCTAATTTGAGAACATTCTCAGTCTCTGGACCGTGGATTAGGTGTCTGTCCTTGCGTGGGTGCAGCAAGCTCAAGATTGTCAACATCGGTGACGATCTTACGGCCTTGGAGGATGTTGATCTTTCTGGAACAGCTATTGAGGAGGTTCCTCACAGCCTTCCAAATCTGCCCCAACTCAGGATGCTACTCCTTCTGAATGTCCCTTGTTTTAAGAGATTCCCTTGGCATCGGTTGGTCCGTTTTCCGAAGGTTTTCTATTTGGATAACTGTTTAGATGATGGTAATCACCTTTCGCAGATGTTTCGCCAGAAGGAAACTGACAATATTGCTCAAATCAATATAAATGATTCCAGGATCTTTCATAGCTTCAGTGAGGATGCTGCCAACAAGTTAGTCAAGGAAGGACAGTTTTTTCAGTCTTTCAATGTCCAGATAAAACCTTGCAGCGTGAGAGGTAAGGAGCCACGGGACAAACCATGTACCGTGATTCAAAGACAGTTACCTTATCTTGATCTCACTTGTTTTGAGGCTGCCACCATTGTGCCCATGATGAAACTTCAGCCAAGAAGGCGCCATGTTGAGATATCTGCAATGAATCAGTACCCAAATGGCTTAAGGATTCTCCCTGTCACAAACTCATTATTCATTACAGACGATGCTTCTATCAGATGCGTCAATGACCTGAATTGTAATCTCAACTCGCTAGAAGTATGCCAGCTCCAACACTGCAACAAAATGACTGTTGTATTGGGATTGGGATTGGGATTGCAGTCTGATCGCGCGGGGCCAGTGGTATACGATGAGGCTACGGATTGTGATCCCACAGTATTTTTAGTATTTCCAGCCCTGAAGATACTGCAGGCCTCCAATCTTAATAACCTAGTATGCTTTTTGGAGATCGGCTATGTGGTGTATGCTGATTACTGGACTTTGAAGCTGCTAAAACGCATTCACCTTGAGCACTGCCCTCGTCTGGAGGAAATTTTCCCATCCTGTTTGTCATTACCTGCACTGGAAACTCTGGTCATTCTCTTCTGCCCCAGCCTCAAGACAATTTTCTATAAACATAAGCCGGTAGCACCTTGTCCACTTCCGAATATCGAAAGCATCTACCTTCAGGAGCTACCACAATTGCAGCACATCCATGAGGATGCCATGTTCCGTTTCGCAACACCAAAGTGGGAGACTCTCTTGGTCCGCAGCTGCCGATCACTTCGTCGCCTCCCATTCCTGAAGGAACATCCGAAGTCGAAGGTGAAGGTCAGCGGAGAGCGTGACTGGTGGGACAGGCTGCAGCTGAGCCTGCCAGAGCAAGGCAACTACTACCAGCAGATTCCTCCACCACCGGAGTTCGCATCCCGCAAGAAAAAAGTCATCATCAAAAGCTACCTTCGGTGA
- the LOC101786384 gene encoding uncharacterized protein LOC101786384 has product MDDLRASLARPIQLAEQLIKWADEAQACRSECQNLKSRIERVTTLLRQAARAELYERPARRILEDTVRALDKAAALLERCCCGGLLRRVLTIIPAGSFKKAASLLDNSLGDLTWILRVSSYAAADDDGDDQDDEDDHIGLPPIAQNEPILFLIWEQIAVLQYGGLEARADAAASVVSLARDNDRYGKLIIEEDGVPPLLRLIKEGRADAQESAALAIGLLARDPECVDLMILAGVCTSFVKILKEAPMKVQGMVAWAVSELAANHPKCQDAFLQHNVIRLLVSHIAFETVQEHSKYAVASKMSIHSVVMDKKTNDTSSQDPPDATAAKPVVGCSGTAGTSSSSAAAPGPSSARPTSLAGTRVHNASMSAASTRGRESEDPEIKAYLKSHAARALGTLATGNPAICKNITESRALLCFSILLEKATCDVRYNSAMALMEICRVAEQNPELRRSAFKPTSPSARAVVDQLLRVVEKADYDELLVPCITCLGCLSRTFRATETRVIGPLVRLLDEREAEVSLEAAAALTKFASTENYLHVDHCKAIVAHGGAKHLVQHVYFGEQAVQTAALILVCFLAHNVPDSEELVQAEILTVLDWACKQGYMSQDPLIESLLPEAKIRMELYQSRVAKGYY; this is encoded by the coding sequence ATGGACGACCTGAGGGCGAGCCTGGCGCGGCCGATCCAGCTGGCGGAGCAGCTGATCAAGTGGGCGGACGAGGCGCAGGCGTGCCGGAGCGAGTGCCAGAACCTCAAGTCCCGGATCGAGCGCGTTACCACGCTGCTCCGCCAGGCGGCGCGCGCCGAGCTCTACGAGCGCCCCGCGCGCCGCATCCTCGAGGACACGGTCAGGGCGCTCGACAAGGCCGCCGCGCTCCTGGagcgctgctgctgcggcggcctcctccgccgcgtcctCACCATCATCCCCGCGGGCTCCTTCAAGAAGGCCGCGTCCCTGCTCGACAACTCCCTCGGGGACCTCACCTGGATCCTCCGCGTCTCCagctacgccgccgccgacgacgacggcgacgaccagGACGACGAAGACGACCACATCGGCCTGCCCCCCATCGCGCAGAACGAgcccatcctcttcctcatttGGGAGCAGATCGCCGTGCTGCAGTACGGCGGGCTCGAGgcccgcgccgacgccgccgccagcgtCGTCTCCCTCGCGCGCGACAACGACCGCTACGGCAAGCTCATCATCGAGGAGGACGGCgtcccgccgctgctgcgcctcATCAAGGAGGGACGCGCCGACGCGCAGGAGAGCGCCGCGCTCGCCATCGGGCTCCTCGCCCGCGACCCCGAGTGCGTCGACCTCATGATCCTCGCGGGGGTCTGCACCTCCTTCGTCAAGATCCTCAAGGAAGCGCCCATGAAGGTCCAGGGCATGGTGGCGTGGGCCGTCTCCGAGCTCGCCGCTAACCATCCCAAATGCCAGGACGCCTTCCTCCAGCACAACGTCATCCGCCTCCTCGTCTCCCACATCGCCTTCGAGACGGTGCAGGAGCACTCCAAGTACGCCGTCGCATCCAAGATGTCCATCCACTCCGTCGTCATGGACAAGAAGACCAACGACACCTCTTCGCAGGACCCGCCGGACGCCACGGCGGCGAAACCCGTCGTGGGCTGCAGCGGGACAGCAGGCACCTCCAGCTCGAGCGCGGCGGCTCCCGGTCCCAGCAGCGCCAGGCCCACCAGCCTCGCCGGGACGAGGGTGCACAACGCGTCCATGTCGGCGGCGAGCACGCGGGGGAGGGAGTCCGAGGACCCGGAGATCAAGGCCTACCTGAAATCCCACGCCGCCAGGGCGCTGGGCACGCTCGCCACGGGCAACCCGGCCATCTGCAAGAACATCACGGAGTCGAGGGCGCTGCTCTGCTTCTCGATCCTGCTCGAGAAGGCCACGTGCGACGTGCGGTACAACTCGGCGATGGCGCTCATGGAGATCTGCCGCGTCGCCGAGCAGAACCCGGAGCTCCGGCGGTCGGCGTTCAAGCCGACGTCCCCCTCGGCCCGCGCCGTCGTGGACCAGCTCCTCCGCGTCGTGGAGAAGGCCGACTACGACGAGCTCCTCGTGCCCTGCATCACCTGCCTGGGGTGCCTGTCGAGGACGTTCCGGGCGACGGAGACGAGGGTCATCGGGCCGCTCGTCAGGCTCCTCGACGAGCGGGAGGCGGAGGTGAgcctggaggcggcggcggcgctgaccAAGTTCGCGTCCACGGAGAACTACCTGCACGTGGACCACTGCAAGGCGATCGTCGCCCACGGTGGCGCCAAGCACCTGGTCCAGCACGTCTACTTCGGTGAGCAGGCGGTCCAGACGGCGGCGCTCATCCTCGTCTGCTTCCTCGCGCACAACGTCCCCGACAGCGAGGAGCTCGTGCAGGCCGAGATCCTGACGGTGCTCGACTGGGCCTGCAAGCAAGGCTACATGTCGCAAGATCCTTTGATCGAGAGCTTGCTGCCCGAGGCCAAGATCAGGATGGAGCTCTACCAGTCCAGAGTAGCAAAAGGCTACTACTGA
- the LOC101786770 gene encoding pathogenesis-related protein 5, translating into MAASRSRLHGSPASIAVLILSFLQGSVRGITFTFTNRCPDTVWPGLLSGSGTPPLETTGFALEPGQSRSLYAPQGWSGRFWGRSGCNFDASGKGSCATGDCGSGEVECRGAGASPPATLAEFTLDGASGKDFYDVSLVDGYNLPMLVQAAAPECPDTGCLVDLNERCPDELRADDGRACRSACEAFGSPEYCCNGAYGNPNTCHPSQYSQLFKSACPKSYSYAYDDATSTFTCNHTDYTITFCPKSTPSSDKSKHSSRRPSHEQLEDSVWLASLRKSDAGALKVELWSASIILQSALAIAVVIALVALEQPLFSLL; encoded by the exons ATGGCGGCTTCTCGGTCGCGCCTGCACGGCTCGCCGGCCTCGATCGCCGTcctcatcctctccttcctccaag GGTCGGTGCGCGGCATCACGTTCACCTTCACCAACCGGTGCCCCGACACGGTGTGGCCGGGCCTGCTGTCGGGCTCGGGGACGCCGCCGCTGGAGACGACGGGCTTCGCGCTGGAGCCGGGGCAGTCGCGCTCCCTGTACGCGCCGCAGGGGTGGTCGGGCCGCTTCTGGGGCCGCTCCGGCTGCAACTTCGACGCCTCCGGCAAGGGCTCCTGCGCCACGGGCGACTGCGGCTCCGGCGAGGTCGAGTGCCGCGGCGCGGGGGCGTCACCGCCCGCCACGCTCGCCGAGTTCACACTCGACGGCGCCAGCGGCAAGGACTTCTACGACGTCAGCCTTGTCGACGGATACAACCTGCCCATGCTCGTccaggccgccgcgccggagtgCCCCGACACGGGCTGCCTCGTCGATCTCAACGAGCGGTGCCCCGACGAGCTCCGCGCCGACGACGGCCGCGCGTGCCGCAGCGCCTGCGAGGCGTTCGGGAGCCCCGAGTACTGCTGCAACGGCGCCTACGGCAACCCCAACACCTGCCACCCCTCCCAGTACTCGCAGCTCTTCAAGTCGGCGTGCCCCAAGTCCTACAGCTACGCCTACGACGACGCCACCTCCACCttcacctgcaaccacaccGACTACACCATCACCTTCTGCCCCAAATCCACCCCGTCCAG CGATAAATCCAAACACTCATCGCGGAGGCCAAGCCATGAGCAGCTCGAAGATTCGGTGTGGCTTGCTTCCTTGAGAAAAAGCGACGCTGGTGCTCTGAAAGTAGAGTTATGGTCGGCGTCCATTATACTCCAGTCTGCCCTGGCAATCGCTGTGGTGATCGCACTTGTTGCACTGGAGCAACCTCTGTTCAGCTTGCTATGA